A single genomic interval of Prochlorococcus marinus XMU1406 harbors:
- the hisA gene encoding 1-(5-phosphoribosyl)-5-[(5-phosphoribosylamino)methylideneamino]imidazole-4-carboxamide isomerase — MDLIPAIDLMNGKCVRLFKGDFNKRKDFTKEPHEQAKFWESEGAKYIHIVDLDAAKTGSPTNDKSIKKIAKTVNIPIQIGGGIRSQERIEQLFSYGIEKVIMGTSAIENRELVKELSNKFPGRIIVGIDAKDGKVSTRGWLEQSNIFATDLVKEFSSFKIASFIVTDINTDGTLEGTNEEFIKSILEITDIPVIASGGVGSISDLLSLVKFENSGLLGVIVGKALYENKFTINEANNVLSSERLNDFDLNRNFYA, encoded by the coding sequence ATGGACCTAATACCAGCAATTGATTTAATGAATGGTAAGTGTGTAAGGCTTTTTAAAGGTGACTTTAATAAAAGAAAAGACTTCACCAAAGAGCCTCATGAGCAAGCTAAATTTTGGGAAAGCGAAGGGGCCAAATATATACATATAGTTGATTTGGATGCTGCAAAAACTGGATCCCCAACAAACGATAAATCAATAAAAAAGATTGCGAAAACAGTTAACATACCTATTCAAATAGGCGGGGGGATAAGGTCTCAAGAAAGGATAGAACAACTATTTTCTTATGGTATTGAAAAAGTTATCATGGGAACCTCTGCAATAGAAAATAGAGAGCTAGTTAAAGAGTTATCAAATAAATTTCCTGGACGGATAATTGTTGGGATAGATGCAAAAGATGGAAAAGTTAGTACAAGGGGTTGGCTTGAGCAATCTAATATTTTTGCCACAGATCTAGTAAAGGAGTTTTCGTCATTTAAAATTGCTAGTTTTATTGTTACAGATATAAATACAGATGGGACGTTAGAAGGGACAAATGAAGAATTCATAAAAAGCATACTTGAAATTACAGATATTCCAGTAATAGCCTCAGGAGGTGTTGGTTCAATTTCTGATTTATTATCGTTAGTAAAATTTGAAAACTCTGGACTCTTAGGAGTAATTGTAGGTAAAGCTCTATATGAAAATAAATTCACGATAAACGAAGCGAATAATGTATTGTCATCAGAGAGATTAAATGACTTTGATTTAAACAGAAATTTCTACGCTTAA
- a CDS encoding NAD-dependent epimerase/dehydratase family protein, giving the protein MKILVMGGTRFVGKSLVGKLLSKNYDIDIFTRGNKSNPEKTNLIKGDRNNSEDIVKLRNKKYDVVYDISGRELEQTKLLIENLDNSFQRYIYVSSAGVYKENCEIPLSEFDPIDPDSRHKGKFETENWLKNQKIPFTSFRPTYIYGPGNYNKIENWFFERLFTKKSIPIPGDGSLITQLGHVSDLTDVMIRCINFENSKNNIYNCSGEKGVTIKGLIYFCANVLGLNQNEISLRTFDYQKLDPKSRKGFPIRLNHYQTDISKIKRDLEWVPTFDLLNGLKDSFEKDFNNKKSEDFDENSDNILFIS; this is encoded by the coding sequence ATGAAAATTCTTGTAATGGGTGGCACTAGATTTGTTGGCAAGTCTTTGGTTGGAAAGTTATTAAGTAAAAATTATGATATTGATATTTTCACGAGAGGTAATAAAAGTAATCCTGAAAAAACAAATTTAATTAAGGGCGATAGAAATAATTCAGAAGATATCGTCAAGCTAAGAAATAAAAAGTATGATGTTGTTTATGATATTTCTGGACGAGAGTTAGAACAAACCAAACTTCTTATAGAAAATTTAGATAACTCTTTTCAGAGATATATATATGTCAGCTCTGCAGGTGTTTATAAAGAAAATTGTGAAATACCCTTATCCGAATTTGATCCAATTGATCCAGATAGTAGGCACAAAGGAAAGTTTGAGACAGAAAATTGGTTAAAAAACCAAAAAATTCCTTTTACAAGTTTTAGACCTACTTATATTTATGGACCAGGAAATTATAATAAAATTGAAAATTGGTTTTTTGAAAGGTTATTTACTAAAAAATCTATACCAATCCCTGGTGACGGGTCTTTAATTACTCAGCTAGGCCATGTTTCTGATCTAACTGATGTAATGATTAGGTGCATAAATTTTGAAAATTCCAAAAATAATATTTACAACTGTTCAGGTGAAAAAGGAGTTACAATAAAGGGTTTAATTTATTTCTGTGCGAATGTTCTTGGATTAAACCAAAATGAGATTTCTTTAAGAACATTTGATTATCAAAAATTAGATCCTAAATCTCGAAAGGGATTTCCAATTAGATTAAATCATTATCAGACTGATATCTCTAAGATAAAACGTGATTTAGAGTGGGTGCCAACTTTTGATTTACTTAATGGTTTAAAGGATAGTTTTGAGAAAGATTTTAATAATAAAAAGAGTGAGGATTTTGATGAAAATTCAGATAATATTCTTTTTATTTCTTAA
- the pgsA gene encoding CDP-diacylglycerol--glycerol-3-phosphate 3-phosphatidyltransferase, with protein sequence MLLRKNLKNLALNIPNLLSISRLFLVFPLIFFLEINRPIYVFILIIIGGLTDYFDGLIARKFNLKTRLGAILDPLSDKVFYLIPLTFLCKNNFIPFWSLSLILFRELIISGLRNSTKDGLPASMLGKYKTFFFFISVITFFTPLKISLMNNLSLIFYWLGFILTFVTLLGYLRNKKNII encoded by the coding sequence TTGTTATTAAGAAAAAATCTTAAAAATTTGGCATTGAATATTCCCAACTTATTATCGATATCTCGCCTTTTCCTTGTATTTCCATTAATATTTTTTTTAGAAATTAACAGACCTATTTATGTCTTTATATTGATAATTATTGGAGGTTTAACTGATTATTTTGACGGGTTAATTGCAAGGAAATTTAATCTTAAAACCAGATTAGGAGCTATCCTTGATCCCTTAAGCGATAAAGTATTCTATTTAATTCCTTTAACCTTCCTTTGTAAAAATAATTTTATACCATTCTGGTCTTTGTCATTAATTTTATTTAGAGAATTAATTATCTCTGGCCTGAGGAACTCTACAAAAGATGGTTTACCAGCATCTATGTTAGGTAAATATAAAACATTTTTCTTTTTTATTTCAGTAATTACCTTCTTTACACCATTAAAAATTAGCTTAATGAATAATTTGTCATTAATTTTTTATTGGTTAGGATTCATCCTGACTTTTGTGACTTTATTAGGCTATTTAAGAAATAAAAAGAATATTATCTGA
- a CDS encoding PCC domain-containing protein yields the protein MQPHSLKLSPESDLINSIKEYSLSNNLYGYVSGVVGNLRTVCIQCPGNQEINKFEGNLEIVSLNGHFNKGDVHLHLSFADEGCNVFGGHLEEGCIVKKGTDILLLSFEQKIINISSNDLLKNESRVKAYILKDCPWSKRAIRLLNSLSIPHEVTLINNDESFQKIMAQSSHNTFPQIFLDNKFFGGYDELLEQAKLDNLISFK from the coding sequence ATGCAGCCTCATAGCCTAAAGCTATCTCCAGAATCTGATTTGATAAATTCAATTAAAGAATATTCTTTATCGAATAATTTATACGGGTATGTTTCTGGAGTGGTTGGTAATCTTAGAACAGTTTGTATTCAATGCCCAGGAAATCAAGAGATAAATAAATTTGAGGGAAATCTAGAGATAGTTTCTTTAAATGGACATTTTAATAAAGGAGATGTTCATTTACATTTGAGTTTTGCAGATGAGGGATGTAACGTCTTTGGTGGCCATCTTGAGGAGGGATGTATTGTAAAAAAAGGTACTGATATATTATTACTTTCTTTTGAACAAAAAATTATTAATATCTCAAGTAATGATTTATTAAAAAATGAATCACGTGTAAAAGCATATATTTTAAAGGATTGTCCTTGGTCTAAAAGAGCAATTAGGTTGCTTAATTCTTTATCTATCCCTCATGAAGTTACTTTAATAAACAATGATGAGAGCTTTCAAAAAATAATGGCTCAAAGTAGCCATAATACTTTCCCTCAAATATTTTTGGATAATAAATTTTTTGGGGGATATGATGAACTTTTGGAACAAGCAAAATTGGATAACTTAATTTCATTTAAGTAA
- a CDS encoding SDR family oxidoreductase, whose product MKIAITGASGKTGYRISEEAVKKGYKVRQIIRKNSKVLAGLESLETIRVSLDKKGELDKALKDIDALIIATGARASLDLTGPAKVDALGVYRQLESCKRVGIKRVILVSSLCTGKLFHPLNLFGLILIWKKLGENFLRNSNFEWTIIRPGGLKENEDIKSENINYSKEDTQINGSIPRRLVAQCCIDSLKNKESINKLIEVTSSNDNKKISFKKAMQMI is encoded by the coding sequence ATGAAAATAGCAATTACTGGTGCATCGGGGAAAACAGGTTATAGAATTTCCGAAGAAGCAGTTAAGAAAGGATATAAAGTAAGGCAAATCATCAGAAAGAATTCAAAAGTCTTAGCAGGACTAGAGAGTTTAGAAACAATTAGGGTGTCATTAGACAAAAAAGGAGAACTTGATAAAGCTTTAAAAGATATTGATGCTTTGATAATTGCTACTGGAGCGAGAGCATCATTAGATTTAACTGGTCCTGCAAAGGTTGATGCATTAGGTGTATACAGGCAATTAGAGAGTTGCAAAAGAGTTGGTATTAAAAGAGTTATTTTAGTTAGTTCCCTTTGTACTGGTAAATTATTTCACCCATTAAACTTATTTGGTTTAATTCTTATTTGGAAGAAATTAGGGGAAAACTTTCTACGAAATTCAAATTTCGAATGGACTATTATTAGACCTGGAGGATTAAAGGAAAATGAAGATATCAAATCAGAAAATATAAATTATTCAAAGGAGGATACTCAAATTAATGGATCAATCCCAAGAAGATTAGTTGCGCAATGTTGTATAGATTCTTTAAAAAACAAAGAATCTATAAATAAATTAATAGAAGTTACAAGTTCCAATGATAATAAAAAGATATCTTTTAAAAAAGCTATGCAAATGATTTAA
- the nth gene encoding endonuclease III, translating into MRKSERAEIIRKELKKLYPSPPIPLDHTNAYTLLVAVVLSAQSTDKKVNELTKSLFKVADNPEKMMQLGINGIYEYIKFLGLSNQKSKNIYNLSKLLIEKHNGTVPDSFEKLESLPGVGHKTASVVMAQVFKIPSFPVDTHIHRLAQRWGLSNGDSVVQTEKELKKIFPVNDWNTLHLQIIFYGREYCTARGCDGTKCYLCRTLYPKRKKKFVCKKP; encoded by the coding sequence ATGAGAAAGTCTGAAAGAGCAGAAATAATACGCAAAGAACTCAAAAAGCTATATCCATCGCCTCCAATACCCCTTGATCATACAAATGCATATACACTACTAGTCGCCGTAGTTTTAAGTGCTCAATCAACAGATAAGAAAGTTAATGAATTAACAAAAAGCTTATTTAAGGTTGCAGATAATCCAGAAAAGATGATGCAGCTAGGTATTAATGGCATTTACGAATACATAAAATTTTTAGGCCTATCAAATCAAAAATCCAAGAACATCTATAACTTATCTAAATTATTGATTGAGAAGCACAATGGTACGGTACCAGATTCTTTTGAGAAGCTTGAATCTCTTCCAGGGGTAGGTCATAAAACAGCATCAGTTGTAATGGCTCAAGTGTTTAAAATACCCTCATTCCCAGTAGATACTCACATACACAGGTTGGCACAAAGATGGGGTCTATCAAATGGAGATAGCGTAGTTCAAACAGAAAAAGAACTAAAAAAAATATTTCCTGTTAATGATTGGAATACCTTACATTTGCAAATAATCTTTTATGGCAGAGAATACTGCACAGCAAGAGGCTGTGATGGAACAAAATGTTATTTATGTCGCACTCTTTATCCCAAAAGAAAAAAGAAATTTGTATGTAAAAAGCCTTAA
- a CDS encoding ABC transporter ATP-binding protein: MKNDALVIDDLHHKYDKRESSNWILNEINLKIENGEFLGLLGPSGCGKTTLLRLIAGFEYPSRGSISLNDKEISSRKKILSPEKRNIGMVFQDYALFPHLTVLENVIFGLKNKKDRSRVDYLLNVVGLDSFVGRYPHELSGGQKQRLAIARALAPGTNFILLDEPFCSLDMHVKLKLRSELPNILKGCNASGLMVTHDPEEAMSICDKVAVMNDGKIHQIDTPINLLNNPKTIFVSSFILGNNIINLKKNGNSYISCLGEINCSEDLKNTSIKSMSISPKFISIKRLESGDAIVISKEFLGEFLIYKVSINGNILRVRTDINNLLNNGDKCSLSINKSSYYFLYPGAHKVHI; this comes from the coding sequence GTGAAAAATGATGCGTTAGTAATTGATGATTTGCATCATAAATATGATAAGCGAGAATCTTCAAACTGGATATTAAACGAAATTAACCTTAAAATTGAGAATGGTGAATTTTTAGGGTTGCTTGGCCCTTCTGGTTGCGGAAAAACTACTCTTTTAAGATTAATCGCGGGGTTCGAATATCCCTCTAGAGGGAGTATTTCTCTAAATGATAAGGAAATTTCAAGTAGGAAAAAAATTCTTAGTCCTGAGAAAAGAAATATTGGTATGGTTTTTCAAGACTATGCACTTTTCCCTCACTTAACTGTTTTGGAAAATGTAATTTTTGGTTTGAAAAACAAAAAAGACAGATCTAGAGTTGATTATTTATTAAATGTTGTTGGTCTTGATAGTTTTGTTGGAAGGTACCCACATGAACTTTCTGGAGGCCAAAAACAAAGACTCGCAATTGCGAGAGCTCTCGCTCCAGGTACAAATTTTATTTTATTAGATGAACCTTTTTGTAGTCTTGATATGCATGTCAAACTAAAATTGAGAAGTGAACTCCCTAATATTCTAAAAGGTTGTAATGCAAGCGGATTGATGGTAACTCATGATCCGGAAGAAGCGATGTCAATTTGCGATAAAGTCGCCGTTATGAATGATGGGAAAATACATCAAATTGATACACCAATTAACCTTCTAAATAATCCAAAGACCATATTTGTTAGTAGTTTTATTTTGGGCAATAATATTATTAATCTCAAAAAAAATGGTAATTCATATATTTCTTGTTTAGGTGAAATAAATTGTTCAGAGGATTTGAAAAATACAAGTATCAAAAGTATGTCAATTTCGCCTAAATTTATTTCAATTAAAAGATTAGAATCTGGTGATGCGATTGTTATATCTAAAGAATTTCTTGGAGAATTTCTTATTTATAAAGTATCTATTAATGGAAACATATTAAGGGTTAGAACTGATATTAATAATCTTCTAAATAATGGTGATAAATGTTCTCTTTCTATTAATAAAAGTAGTTATTATTTTTTATATCCTGGAGCACATAAGGTACATATTTAG
- a CDS encoding ferritin, with amino-acid sequence MNENNLKTKKLINFGPSGRAVAQPIDNSLLDNIFEHLTMERYANVQYFSMYLWFQERDLNGFASHFLSESQGEMEHAQKFADYLIARGQSVKLEEIPSPVQAWDSIEELISYSFNMEADLTSSLQQLYSISERISDTRTNVFLDPIIEAQTQSEDEFANILGKVKFASNQPSAILLIDSDLKKK; translated from the coding sequence ATGAATGAAAATAATTTAAAAACAAAGAAATTAATTAATTTTGGTCCATCTGGAAGAGCTGTTGCTCAACCGATAGACAATAGTTTATTGGATAACATTTTTGAACATCTAACAATGGAAAGATATGCCAATGTTCAATATTTTTCTATGTATCTATGGTTCCAAGAACGTGATTTAAATGGATTTGCTTCTCATTTTCTAAGTGAATCACAAGGAGAAATGGAACATGCTCAGAAATTTGCAGATTACTTAATCGCAAGAGGACAAAGCGTAAAATTAGAAGAAATTCCTTCACCCGTTCAAGCATGGGATTCTATAGAGGAGCTGATTTCTTATTCTTTTAACATGGAGGCTGATTTAACTTCATCTCTACAACAACTTTATTCCATATCAGAAAGAATTTCAGATACAAGAACTAACGTATTTTTAGATCCAATTATAGAGGCTCAAACACAATCAGAAGATGAATTTGCGAACATACTTGGCAAAGTAAAGTTTGCTTCTAATCAACCTTCGGCAATATTATTAATAGATAGTGATTTAAAGAAAAAATAA
- a CDS encoding Crp/Fnr family transcriptional regulator, with amino-acid sequence MNFHSYGESPSKLVRIITGQSVLIDPSSRPKGTCLEVESGIARVYCPCEETEGMTLAFLQSGDQLRTDLLCSEGVCVEALTDLSFHSNVNIDENMGFDAVNEWTLQLLRIRHLGNAEQRLQALFSILVNRLGRRCGQWCELPFRLTHERIGELIGSTRVTSTRLISKLRSSELLIAPLGTQTVSVAPSFIETSPL; translated from the coding sequence ATGAATTTCCATAGTTATGGAGAATCTCCGTCAAAATTAGTAAGGATAATAACTGGACAATCCGTATTAATAGATCCTTCATCGAGACCAAAAGGGACTTGCCTAGAAGTTGAAAGTGGAATTGCAAGAGTTTATTGTCCTTGTGAAGAAACTGAAGGAATGACACTCGCATTTTTACAATCAGGGGATCAATTAAGAACAGACCTTTTATGTAGCGAAGGTGTCTGCGTTGAAGCACTAACAGATTTGTCGTTTCACAGCAATGTAAATATTGATGAGAATATGGGTTTCGATGCAGTAAATGAATGGACTTTGCAGCTCCTTAGGATTAGACACTTAGGGAATGCAGAACAGCGATTACAAGCCTTGTTTTCAATACTAGTAAATCGTCTAGGTAGAAGATGTGGTCAATGGTGTGAGTTACCTTTTAGGTTAACTCACGAAAGGATTGGCGAATTAATCGGTTCTACACGAGTAACATCAACAAGATTAATTTCTAAATTAAGATCATCTGAGTTATTAATAGCTCCTCTCGGGACCCAAACAGTCAGTGTTGCCCCTTCTTTTATTGAAACATCGCCGCTATAA
- a CDS encoding ABC transporter ATP-binding protein, whose translation MFNKFWFDAKNINCFRNGFRVIKDLNLKISYSENVILIGPNGSGKSSLIEIINRNLYPVVANESKLKIFDKELINIWELRKKISTVNNDIKNRINPNLQVFDLILSGLYGRYCYVQNKSEKDSNKVEKIMKKMNISNLSKKNFAYLSDGEKQISIIARALIKKPEILILDEPIANLDYKSKFFVVDKINELSKLNTRILCVTHDISMITRIYDRVIMLKDGKIIAEGHQNKVINSENLNKLYGIDVEVTKNNGLWNINRLPK comes from the coding sequence GTGTTTAATAAATTTTGGTTTGACGCAAAAAATATAAATTGTTTTAGGAATGGCTTCAGAGTAATTAAAGATTTAAATTTAAAGATTTCTTATTCAGAAAATGTAATATTAATTGGACCAAATGGTTCAGGTAAATCATCTCTAATTGAAATAATTAATAGAAACTTATACCCAGTAGTAGCTAATGAATCGAAACTGAAGATATTTGACAAAGAACTTATAAATATATGGGAACTAAGAAAAAAAATAAGTACTGTAAATAATGATATAAAAAATAGAATAAATCCAAATTTACAAGTTTTTGATTTAATTTTAAGTGGACTATATGGAAGATATTGTTACGTACAAAATAAATCTGAAAAAGATTCAAATAAGGTGGAAAAAATCATGAAAAAAATGAATATATCTAATTTATCTAAAAAGAATTTTGCCTATTTATCCGATGGAGAAAAACAAATTTCTATCATTGCAAGGGCTTTAATCAAAAAACCGGAAATCTTAATTCTAGATGAACCAATAGCAAATCTAGATTATAAATCAAAGTTTTTTGTAGTTGATAAGATTAATGAATTATCAAAATTAAATACCAGAATTCTTTGCGTAACTCATGATATTTCTATGATTACAAGAATATATGATCGTGTCATAATGCTAAAAGATGGCAAGATAATCGCTGAAGGTCATCAAAATAAGGTTATAAATAGTGAGAATCTTAATAAGTTATACGGTATTGATGTAGAGGTGACTAAAAATAATGGACTTTGGAATATAAACAGATTACCTAAATAA
- a CDS encoding Rieske (2Fe-2S) protein encodes MENRQINFFKSKDFNTVLKPFKKGTVVKIDSFDIRETQKDLNIGLFGWYAICPSKELKKNKLYYFSLYDEPLVLYRDENKNVRCIKNICPHRGASFFGGTLSDGIITCPYHGAKFSSGGSCQNLDRITCRHIVDNNYDNYAKRIHLSQYKTSEKNGYIFVQFSKKSETDLNNISEDTPISNYELYENGFSHKDYVFEEVLVDFKCDWSRIIENHLDILHIFWVHGDTIPDKDVNKNVLVSFNQKININPSYIESIYYYKNDPTKEFIRIKYIPPGRILIYKGDPSSSRYLQVLDHIPLGNNKARVIVRHYRKFLQNKLLNNLLLFKETQRKIFYKIFDEDYMILKTQTYNHDMGYISKDEIKLLGEDRIINYFWKWYKKSEDKDEPWNNINNTQNLDVYDKVILKYPPEIKKLEIANNIDIIRKTFVRFAAPLIFFMLII; translated from the coding sequence ATGGAAAACAGACAAATTAATTTTTTTAAATCAAAAGACTTTAATACCGTTCTTAAGCCATTTAAAAAAGGAACGGTAGTAAAAATTGACTCGTTTGATATTAGAGAAACTCAAAAAGATTTAAATATAGGTTTATTTGGTTGGTATGCAATTTGTCCCTCTAAAGAACTAAAAAAAAATAAGCTATATTATTTTTCACTCTATGATGAGCCTCTTGTTCTTTATAGAGATGAAAATAAAAACGTTAGGTGCATTAAAAATATCTGTCCACATAGAGGGGCCTCCTTTTTTGGAGGGACATTATCAGATGGAATAATAACGTGCCCATATCATGGAGCTAAGTTTTCATCTGGAGGAAGTTGCCAAAATCTCGACAGAATAACTTGTCGCCATATAGTTGATAATAACTACGATAACTACGCCAAAAGAATTCATTTATCTCAATACAAAACTTCAGAAAAAAATGGATATATTTTTGTACAATTTTCTAAAAAATCTGAGACTGATTTAAATAACATAAGTGAAGATACACCTATAAGTAACTACGAATTATATGAAAATGGTTTTTCACATAAGGATTATGTCTTTGAGGAGGTATTAGTCGACTTCAAATGTGATTGGTCAAGGATTATTGAAAATCACCTAGATATCCTTCATATCTTTTGGGTTCATGGCGATACAATCCCAGATAAAGATGTGAATAAAAACGTATTAGTTAGTTTTAACCAGAAAATTAATATTAATCCCTCATACATTGAAAGTATTTATTATTACAAGAATGACCCTACAAAAGAATTTATTCGGATAAAGTACATACCTCCAGGAAGGATATTAATTTACAAAGGCGATCCTTCCTCATCAAGATATTTACAAGTTTTAGATCATATCCCTCTAGGAAATAACAAAGCAAGAGTGATAGTAAGACACTACAGGAAATTTCTACAAAATAAACTACTTAATAACCTCTTATTATTTAAAGAGACTCAAAGAAAGATTTTTTATAAGATATTCGATGAGGATTATATGATTTTAAAAACACAAACATATAATCACGATATGGGATATATAAGTAAGGATGAAATAAAATTATTGGGAGAAGATAGGATAATAAATTATTTTTGGAAGTGGTACAAGAAGTCTGAAGATAAAGATGAACCATGGAACAATATTAACAACACCCAAAATCTTGATGTATATGACAAAGTTATATTGAAATACCCTCCTGAAATAAAGAAGTTAGAAATTGCAAATAATATAGATATTATTAGAAAAACATTTGTAAGATTTGCTGCTCCGCTTATATTTTTTATGTTAATAATATAA
- a CDS encoding RNA-binding protein yields the protein MIKRVFAIFTLTLLFLFSSPVYSLDTSSKTLEKYTKKISNKFTRTYCNTSKFGISYEGALAFAIGETNKEFKNNKLNKLIDYSHLKNSIVNDLENNCQFYDFDISNLENLKFN from the coding sequence ATGATCAAAAGGGTTTTTGCGATATTCACTTTAACTTTGCTTTTTCTATTTAGTAGTCCAGTTTACTCATTAGATACTTCTTCTAAAACTCTTGAAAAGTATACTAAAAAGATTTCTAACAAATTCACTAGAACTTACTGCAACACTTCCAAATTCGGTATTTCTTATGAAGGAGCTTTGGCATTTGCTATTGGAGAAACTAATAAGGAATTTAAAAATAATAAACTCAATAAGTTGATAGATTATTCTCATCTAAAAAATTCAATAGTTAATGATTTAGAAAATAATTGCCAGTTTTATGATTTCGATATTAGTAATTTAGAAAATTTAAAATTCAACTAG
- the urtE gene encoding urea ABC transporter ATP-binding subunit UrtE, translating to MENLLEIKSLNTYYGESHILRDVDLNVKSGEMVCLIGRNGVGKTTLLKSLIGLLKQKKGDIYLIGENINRKAPHQRARKGMAYVPQGREIIPYLSVEENLMLGMESLPGGLSKNKKIDPFIYDLFPILKDFLQRKGGDLSGGQQQQLAIARALLGKPQLLLLDEPTEGIQPNIVLDIENAINQIIRDTGIGVLLVEQHLHFVRQANRYYAMQRGGIVASGNTSELSQAVIDKFLSV from the coding sequence ATGGAAAATTTACTCGAAATAAAATCGTTAAATACCTATTATGGCGAGAGTCATATTCTTAGAGATGTAGATTTAAATGTTAAATCAGGAGAAATGGTTTGTTTGATTGGAAGAAATGGAGTTGGTAAAACAACTTTATTGAAATCACTAATTGGCTTGTTAAAACAAAAAAAAGGTGATATTTATTTGATTGGTGAAAATATCAATAGAAAAGCACCTCATCAGAGGGCGAGGAAAGGAATGGCTTACGTTCCTCAAGGGAGAGAAATTATTCCATATCTATCGGTTGAAGAGAATCTTATGTTAGGAATGGAGTCTCTACCAGGTGGATTATCTAAGAACAAGAAAATAGATCCATTTATTTATGATCTCTTCCCAATCCTAAAAGATTTTCTTCAAAGGAAAGGGGGAGATCTTAGTGGAGGACAACAACAGCAATTAGCTATTGCAAGAGCACTGCTGGGCAAACCTCAACTTCTATTACTTGACGAGCCAACGGAAGGTATTCAGCCTAATATAGTTTTAGACATCGAAAATGCAATTAACCAGATAATTAGAGATACAGGAATTGGTGTTTTATTAGTTGAACAACACTTGCATTTTGTAAGACAAGCCAATAGATATTATGCGATGCAACGCGGAGGTATTGTTGCTAGCGGAAATACTAGTGAGTTGAGTCAAGCAGTTATAGATAAGTTCTTAAGTGTTTAA
- the urtD gene encoding urea ABC transporter ATP-binding protein UrtD: MNNKDLLNLIDITVSFEGFLALNKLNLNLKKGELRAVIGPNGAGKTTFLDVITGKVKPTKGEVIFKGESLVGRKEHKIARLGVGRKFQSPRIFENLTVKENLEISVTTPKSPLNLINKSIKDEQLNEIDRLMKIVNLAQKVDSKAGSLSHGQKQWLEIAMLVGQKPDLMLVDEPVAGLTDEETDLTADLLKSLSGENTVVVIDHDMEFIRRLDSNVSVLNQGTVLCEGTMETIQKDKKVIDVYLGRPED, translated from the coding sequence ATGAATAATAAAGATCTTCTAAATTTAATAGATATTACTGTTAGTTTCGAGGGTTTTTTAGCTCTTAACAAACTAAATTTAAATTTAAAGAAAGGAGAATTAAGAGCTGTCATAGGACCCAACGGCGCAGGTAAAACAACATTTCTTGATGTAATAACTGGAAAAGTTAAGCCAACAAAAGGTGAAGTAATTTTTAAAGGGGAATCTTTAGTAGGTAGAAAGGAGCATAAAATAGCCAGACTTGGAGTTGGAAGAAAGTTCCAAAGTCCAAGAATCTTTGAGAATCTAACAGTTAAAGAAAATCTTGAAATCTCGGTGACAACTCCTAAAAGTCCCTTAAACCTTATAAATAAGAGTATTAAGGATGAGCAGCTTAACGAGATTGACCGTCTTATGAAGATTGTTAATTTAGCTCAAAAAGTGGATTCTAAAGCAGGATCTCTATCACATGGCCAAAAACAATGGCTCGAGATAGCCATGTTAGTAGGACAGAAGCCAGATTTAATGTTAGTAGATGAACCTGTTGCTGGTTTAACTGATGAAGAAACTGATCTTACAGCTGATTTATTAAAATCTTTATCAGGAGAAAATACCGTAGTGGTAATAGATCATGATATGGAATTTATAAGAAGACTTGATAGTAATGTTTCAGTATTAAATCAGGGCACAGTATTATGTGAGGGAACGATGGAAACCATACAAAAAGATAAAAAAGTTATTGATGTTTATTTAGGAAGACCTGAGGACTAG